The following is a genomic window from Paenibacillus sp. FSL R5-0766.
CAAACCGGATAACTTCACAATTCGTGTACGTGCGCGTGGCGGGCAGCCAGTCATGGCCGTTCCGGGTGTAGCGGTAGAAGAACCAAAGGCAGTTGCCAAAAGAACGGAGCCGGATGCAGCCAATGCTCACCACACACCGATGCTTGTTCTGTACGGTTCCAATCTGGGTACCGCTGAAGGCATTGCACGTGAAATTGCGGATACCGCCAGATATCAGGGTTTCCGGAGTGAGGTCGCTACGCTGGATGATCGTGTTGGCAAACTGCCAAAGGAGGGTGCCGTCATTATTGTCAGTGCATCCTATAACGGTCAGCCGCCAAGTAATGCCAAGATGTTTGTCGAGTGGATCGAACATGCAGATGCGAATGAATTCAAGGGTGTGCGTTTCGCCGTTCTTGGATGCGGTGACCACAACTGGGCCAGCACTTATCAGCGTATTCCGCGTTTAATAGATGAACAGTTATCTTCCAGAGGAGCAGAGCGGTTATCACCGCTGGGTGAGTCCGATGCCAGTGGAGATTTTGAGAAACAGGTGGGGGATTGGACAGAGCAATTATGGCCAGATCTCGCACGAACGATGGGACTGAAACTGAACACAAGCTCCAATAGCGAACGCAGTTCCCTATCTGTACAGTTTGTCAGTGGGCTCGCCGTAACACCGCTTGCGGATACGTATGATGCCCATGTGGCAGAAGTACTTGAGAACAGGGAGCTTCACGACGCGGGCAGTGAACGCAGCACACGTCACCTGGAGATCAAATTGCCAGAAGGCATAACCTACAAGGAAGGGGATCACCTGGGCATTCTGCCGCAGAACCCACCGGAGCTGGTGGAACGTGTATTGCGTCGTTATGGATTCACCGGAACGGAGCATCTCGTTCTGGATGCATCCGGTCGCAGTGCCGCGCATCTGCCGCTGCATCAACCGGTGAACCTGTATGATCTGCTCAGTCATAGCGTTGAGCTTCAGGAAGCTGCAACGCGTGCGCAGTTGAGAGAAATGGCAGCATACACCGTATGTCCACCGCATAAGAAAGAACTTGAAGCGCTGCTTGATGAATCTGTGTATATGGATGAAGTGCGGAACAAACGGATCTCCATGCTGGATTATCTGGTGAAATATGAGGCATGTGAACTGCCGTTTGAGCGTTTCCTTGAATTATTGCCTTCATTAAAAGCCAGATATTATTCGATCTCCAGTTCACCGCGTGTTCAGCCTGATCAAGCGAGTATTACGGTCAGTGTTGTTCGCGCCCCGGCATGGAGTGGACAGGGAGAATACAAAGGCATTGCGTCCAACTATCTGGCTAACCTGAAGTCGGGTGACGAGATCGTCATGTTCACGCGGACACCGGAATCCGGGTTCCAACTGCCGGAGGATGCACAGGTTCCCGTCATCATGGTAGGGCCGGGTACAGGTGTTGCTCCATTCCGAGGTTTCTTGCAAGCAAGGCATGTATTGAAGGAACAAGGTCAAGAGGTTGGCGAAGCCCACCTGTACTTTGGATGCCGGAATCCCGAGCATGATTATCTGTACAAAAATGAATTGGAAGCAGCCCAGCAAGAAGGGCTTGTGAGACTTCATACGGCCTTCTCCCGAGTAGACGGGGAGGATAAATGTTATGTACAGCATCTGATGAGAGACGATGCCCAGCATCTGATTCCTTTGTTTGAAGAGGGTGCGCATCTGTATATCTGCGGTGATGGCAGCAAGATGGCACCTGATGTGGAAGCTACACTCCAGCGGTCATACGCTGATATTCATGGCAAATCCGCGAAGGAAGCAGAAGATTGGCTTAATCAGCTTCAGCAGGAAGGTCGTTATGCCAAGGATGTATGGACAGGCATCTGATGTACACATGTGAAGGGTCAGCTTGATCCGTAACTGGCTGAGCGGTGAGATACAGAAGCAGTTCTGTTCTCACCGCTTTTTGACATAAAATGATTCTT
Proteins encoded in this region:
- a CDS encoding bifunctional cytochrome P450/NADPH--P450 reductase encodes the protein MPPISVPQPKTFGPLGNLPQLNFEEPVQSLVKLAEEYGPIFRMEYPGRSELYISGHELVAEVTDESKFDKRVWAPLAKVRAFAGDGLFTSWTEEPNWKKAHNVLLPSFSQRAMQGYHNKMIDLAVQLVQKWSRLNPDETVNVPDDMTRLTLDTIGLCGFNYRFNSFYREEPHPFITSMVRALDESMSSLQRLRLQDKLMITKKKQFEQDIRSMFSLVDHIIAERKEKPQEGADDLLSHMLSGKDPETGETLDDENIRYQIITFLIAGHETTSGLLSFAVYYLMKNPDTLAKAQAEVDQILKDPVPTYNQVRNLKYVRMVLNEALRLWPTAPAFSLYAKEDTVLAGQYPLQKGDSVSVLIPKLHRDREAWGDDVEEFRPERFEDPSKVPHDAYKPFGNGQRACIGQQFALQEATLVLGMVLKHFDFIDHSDYQLKVKETLTLKPDNFTIRVRARGGQPVMAVPGVAVEEPKAVAKRTEPDAANAHHTPMLVLYGSNLGTAEGIAREIADTARYQGFRSEVATLDDRVGKLPKEGAVIIVSASYNGQPPSNAKMFVEWIEHADANEFKGVRFAVLGCGDHNWASTYQRIPRLIDEQLSSRGAERLSPLGESDASGDFEKQVGDWTEQLWPDLARTMGLKLNTSSNSERSSLSVQFVSGLAVTPLADTYDAHVAEVLENRELHDAGSERSTRHLEIKLPEGITYKEGDHLGILPQNPPELVERVLRRYGFTGTEHLVLDASGRSAAHLPLHQPVNLYDLLSHSVELQEAATRAQLREMAAYTVCPPHKKELEALLDESVYMDEVRNKRISMLDYLVKYEACELPFERFLELLPSLKARYYSISSSPRVQPDQASITVSVVRAPAWSGQGEYKGIASNYLANLKSGDEIVMFTRTPESGFQLPEDAQVPVIMVGPGTGVAPFRGFLQARHVLKEQGQEVGEAHLYFGCRNPEHDYLYKNELEAAQQEGLVRLHTAFSRVDGEDKCYVQHLMRDDAQHLIPLFEEGAHLYICGDGSKMAPDVEATLQRSYADIHGKSAKEAEDWLNQLQQEGRYAKDVWTGI